The Sandaracinus amylolyticus genomic interval CACAACCTCGTGAAGGAGCTCAAGGGCGCGTCGCTGTCGGGCGAGGACGTGCGTGAGGGCCTGACTGCGATCGTCTCGGTGAAGCACCCCGACCCGAGCTTCAGCTCGCAGACGAAGGACAAGCTCGTCTCGAGCGAGGTGAAGGGCATCGTCGAGAACATCGTGAACGAGAAGCTCGCGCTGTTCTTCGAGGAGCACCCGCAGGAGGCGCGCAAGGTCGTCGACAAGAGCGTCACCGCGGCGCGCGCGCGCGAGGCTGCGCGCAAGGCGCGCGAGCAGGTGCAGCGCAAGGGCATGCTCGACGCGAGCAACCTGCCCGGCAAGCTCGCCGACTGTCAGGCGAAGGATCCGAGCGAGAGCGAGCTCTACATCGTCGAGGGTGACTCGGCAGGTGGCTCGGCGAAGCAGGGACGTGATCGACGCACCCAGGCGATCCTCCCGCTGCGCGGGAAGATCCTGAACGTCGAGCGCGCGCGCTTCGACAAGATGCTCAGCAACCAAGAGGTCGGGACGCTGATCACGGCGCTCGGCGCGGGTGTCGATGCGAGTGGCAACTTCGACATCGACAAGCTCCGTTATCACCACGTGATCATCATGACCGACGCAGACGTCGACGGATCGCACATCCGGACTCTGCTGCTCACGTTCTTCTATCGACAGATGCCCGAGGCGATCCGGCGCGGATACGTGTACATCGCGCAGCCTCCGCTCTATCGCGTGAAGAAGGGCAAGAAGGAGCAGTATCTCAAGGACGAGGACGCGTTCGCGCGCTTCGTCATCGACTCGGGCATCGACGGAGTCGTGGTGCGCACGACCGGCGGTCAGGTACCGCTCGCGGGCGACTCGCTGAAGCGACTGCTCGACGACATGAACAAGTGGAAGAAGCTGCTGCGCGCGATGGAGCGGCGGCTCGAGCCGTCGATCGTCGAGGCGCTGGTGCGCGTGGCGCGGCTCGACGCGGACGGGCTGCGTGATCGCGCGACGGTCGACAGCGCGATCAAGGCGGTCGAGTCGTACGTCGGCGAGAAGCAGCCGGACCTGCTGCCGATCATCGCGCGCGTGGAGGAGGACCCGGAGCACAGCGCGTCGCGCATCCGATTCAGCACGCGCGCGGGCGTGAGCACGAAGACGACGACGATCGACGTCGACTTCGTGAACGGCGCGGACTACGGGCAGCTGCGCGCGATCTGGGACGGAGTCGCGGCGCTCGGCGCGGCGCCGTTCGTCGCGGTGACGGGCGCGACCGAAGAAGAGGGCGACGGCGGGCGCACCGAGCAGATCGGCAGCGTCGACGACCTCGTCGCGTGGGTCGAGGCGCGCGGCCGCAAGGGGCTGTCGATCCAGCGCTACAAGGGTCTCGGCGAGATGAACCCGGAGCAGCTCTGGGACACGACGATGAACCCCGACACGCGCGTGCTGCTGCAGGTGAAGGTCGACGACGCGCTGCAGACGGATCAGCTCTTCTCGCTCTTGATGGGCGACGAGGTCGAGCCGCGCCGCGAGTTCATCGAGCACCACGCGCTCGACGTGAAGGAGCTCGACATCTGAGTCGGCGGGACGGGCCTCTGCGGAGGCCCTCCCGGCGCTCGATCGAGCCCGCTCTTCTCACCGCGCGCGGTGCGCGCATATCTCCGGCGCGGTGAGGAGCTCGTCGATGGCGCTGCTGGATCGCTCGGTCTCCACGATCGCGCGCGGGATCCGCGCGGTCCGCCTGCGCACGCCGTCGGTGCACGCGCTCTCGGAGATCCGCGCGCAGGCTGCGTCGCGCGCGCTCGATCGCGCGCGGCCCCACGCGCGCGCGATCGCGTCGCCGCTGCGAGCTGGTGAGCCCGATGCGCGCCGGGCGCTCGCGCGCATCGCCGAGTCCGCGCTCGATCACATGCGTCGCGAGGTGCGCGAGGAAGCGTCGCGCCGCGGGCTTCTGACCTCGCTCGCGATCGGGCTCGACGAGCGCTTCTCGCGCACCGACGAGCCGGAGTGGCTCGACGATCCGGAGTTCGATCGTGCCGCGCGGGTGCGCGCGCTCGAGCACCTCGACGCGCTGAACGTGATGGTCGGCGGATACGCCGCGTTCTTCGACGCGCTGCGGCCGTACCTCGGGCGCGATCGGTCGCGCCCGACGCGCGTGCTCGATCTCGCGTCGGGGCATGGCGGGTTCGCGCTCGCGGCGGCGCGCATGGCGCGCGACGAGGGGCTCGCGATCGAGCTGTGCGCGACCGATCTCAAGCGCGAGTACCTCGACATCGGCGCGGCCGTCGCGCGACGCGAGGCGCTCGACGTGCGCTTCGAGGTGCAGGACGCGCTCGATCTCTCGGGCATCGAGCCCGGCGCGTACGACGTGATCGTGTCCACGCAGTCGCTGCACCACTTCCCGCCGGGGCTCGTCGCGGTGCTCGCGTCGGAGGCGAGCCGCGTCGCGGGGCGCGGCGTCGTGCTGATCGACGGATATCGCAGCCGGATGCACGCGGTGGTGGTCGGCTCGATCGGGCTCCTGCGCTTCCGCGACGTCGCGTTCGCGCACGATGGATGGGTCTCGTTCCGCCGCTTCTTCGTGCCCGAGGAGCTCGAGGTGCTCGCGCGGCTCGGGCCCGAGGGAGATCGCGCCGACGCGCGCTGGATGCCGCCGACGCACTGCGTGGTGACGATCCCGACCGGCTGAGCGGAGTCGTGCTCTCAGCGCGGGAAGTCGGTCGAGAGCGACACCGCGCGCCAGGCGTCGAGCTCCTGCGCGACGAACGCGTTCTTCGCCTCGATCGCGGCGACGGTGTCGGACCCGAGCGGCAGTCGCAGCGGGGGCGACGCCGCGCGCGTGAGCTCGACGACCACGCCCGCGAGGCGGAGCGGATCGCCCGGCTGCTGGAGGCTCACCGACTTCGCGACCGCGCGGACCTTGCCGGCCGTCTCGGCATAGTCGGCGATCCTCGGCGGCGTCTCGACGACCGAGCCCGCCTCGAGGAACTCGGTGCGGAAGTAGCCGGGCTCCACGATCGTCACCGCGATCCCGAGCGGCGCGAGCTCGGCGTGCAGCGCCTCCGAGAGGCCCTCGACCGCGAACTTCGTCGAGCAGTACACGCCGAAGCCGGGACCGGATCGGTAGCCGCCGACCGACGAGAGGTTGATGACGTGCCCCGAGCGCTGCCGGCGCATGACCGGGAGCACCGCGCGCGTGACCGCGAGCAGCCCGAAGACGTTCGTCTCGTAGACCCGTCGCACGTCGTCGGCCGACGTCTCCTCGACCGCGCCGATCACGCCGAAGCCCGCGTTGTTGACGAGCACGTCGATGCGTCCGAAGCGCGCGAGCGCCGCGTCGACCGCGGCCTGGACCGAGCGCTCGTCGGTGACGTCGAGCGCGACGGGCAGCACGTTCTCCGAGCCGCCGAAGCGGTCGGCGACGCGGCGCGGATCACGCGCGGTCGCGACGACGAAGTCTCCCGCCGCGAGGGCGGCGCTGGTGAGCTCCGCGCCGATGCCGCGCGACGCGCCCGTGATCAGCCAGACACGATGGTTCTCGATGTTCTCCATGGCTCGCTCCGTTTCGATGTCCTGAGCCTGGCTCGTCGGACCATGAAGATCATCGGCGGAATCGTGGATGCGTCATGAATCCCTCGTTCATAATCGTCTCATGGCCGACAGCTTCGACGGGCTCTCCGCGTTCCGCGCGGTCGCTCAGCACAAGAGCTTCACCGCCGCGGCCGCAGCGATGGGCATCTCGCCGACCGCGATGAGCCAGAAGATCAAGCTGCTCGAGCGGCGGCTCGGCGTGCTGCTCTTCCAGCGCACGACGAGGCGCGTCGCGCTGACCGATGCGGGCGCGCAGCTCTTCGCGCGGCTCGAGCCGGCGCTCACGGAGGTCGAGGACGCGATCGCCGCGCTCGGCGATCACCGGGGACGTCCTTCGGGGCGACTACGGATCACGGCGCCGCGCGTCGGCGGCGCGCGGCTGCTGCCGCCGATCGTGGCGCGGATGCAGGAGCGGTATCCGGAGCTCGCGCTCGAAGTGTCGCTCGACGACGCGTTCGTCGACCTCGTCGGCGCAGGCTTCGACGCGGGCATCCGGCTCGGCGACGCGATCGAGAAGGACATGGTGCGCGTCACGATCACGAAGCGCTCGGCATGGTCGATCGTCGCCGCGCCGAGCTATCTCGCGCGCGCGGGGCGACCGAAGAAGCCGGAGGATCTGAGCCGTCATCGCGCGATCCGACAGCGGATGATCGCGACCGGCGTGATCTATCGCTGGGAGCTCGAGCGCCAGGGCAAGCCGATCACGGTCGACGCGCCGGGCTCGGTGGTCGTCGACGATCCGGGGCTGATCGTCGCGCTCGCGCTCGAGGGCGTGGGGCTCGCGTACGTGGCGGACGAGACGATCTCCGACGCGGTCGCACGGGGACGCCTCGAGCGCGTGCTCGAGCCCTTCGTGACGCCCGGGCCGCCGTTCTGCCTCTACTTTCCGACGCGCGCGCAGGAGCAACCGAAGCTGCGCGCGTTGCTCGAAACGGTGAAGTGTATGCGGGACGAGCTCGACGCACCGCCGCGATCGCGACGCGCGAAGAAGCGGTGAGCGCGTGTCGAATCGGCGCTCCGCCAGCGAGCACTCCAGCTGGACTGCCGCTCAGCCGGTCCCGACCAGCGCGCGATGCTCCGCGATGCGCTCGAGGAAGCTGCGCCGCCACCCTGCGTCGACGATGCGCGCTGCGAGCTCCTCGATGCGCGCGCGGCCGCGCGCTCGCACGGCGCGCGCTTCCTCGACGTAGCCGTTCGCCTCGAGCGCGCGGACCGCGGCGAGGAACACCTCGCCTTCGCCCTCTTCGACGCTGCCCACCGCGTCGCGGATCGAGAGCGCATCGCCCGCGAGCTGCAGCGAGGCCTCGAGCTCGCCGCGCTCGAGCCGCGCGCGCGACGCGAGCGCGCGTGCGTTCGCCTCGAGCGTCGCGTCGCCGTGCGTCTGACCGGCGAGCGCCTCGAGCGCATCCGCCACCTGCGTCTCGCCCGCGTGCAGCCGCGCGCGCAGCGCGTAGAGGCGCGCGGCCTGCTCGAGGTGGAGATCGCCGATCGCCGTCGCGATCGTGATCGCGCCGTCGAGCGCGACCACTGCATCGGCGCCGCGCCCGAGCGCGCCCAGCGCGTAGCCGAGGTTCGCGAGCGCGTAACCCTCGGTGAGCCGATTGCCCACGCGACGCGCGAGATCGAGCGCGCGCCGCAGCGCGGCCTCGGCCTCTTCGTGCGCGCCCAGCCGGTTCGACGCGTCCGCGCCGTTGCTCTCCGCGCCCGACGCGCGCCGCAGATCGCCGGCCTCGGCATAGAGCGCGGCGGCGCGTGCATAGGCGAGCTTGCGCGCGCCGTGATCGCCCGACGTGCCCGCGACGTAGCCGCGCAGGTCTTCGACGATCGCGCGCGTCGGCGCCATCAGCCTCGGCTCGATCGAGGCGAGCGCAGCGAGCGCGCCCGATGCCTCCGCGTTGCGCCCCAGCGTCACCCACGTCGAGGCGCGACGGCACGTGGCGCGCGCGAGCGTGTCCGCGTCGCCCGAGCGCTCCGCGAGCAGCACCGCGCGCTCGAGCTCGGTCAGCGCCTCGTCGTAGCGGCGCATGCGACGGTGGAGCTCCCCGCGCTCGCTGGACGCGAGCGCGCGCTCGCGCTCGTCGGTCGCGCTCGCCTCCGCGTCGTCGAGGGCGCGCGACTGCTCGGGCGCATCGCCGACGAAGCGCGCGGCCTCGGCGCGCGCGAAGTGCAGCGCGAACGCGTCCTCGTCGGGCACGCCGCAGCGGATCGCGTGCGACGCGCAGCGCAGCACGGCGCGCGCATCGCCGCCTTGTGCGGCCGCGAGCGCGGCGCGCGTGTACCAGGGCGCTGCGCGCGACGGATCGCCCGCCGCCTCGAGGTGGCGGCCGACGTCCTCGGGCTCGCGTCCCTGGGCCTCGCCGAGCGCAGCCGCGCGTCGATGGAGCTCGCGTCGATGATCGTCGTCGAGCATCGAGTACGCGACCGCACCGACGAGCGGGCTGCGGAAGCGATACGCGCGCGCGCCGCGCACCGTCACGCGCGCGAGGAGCTCGCGGCGCACGAGCGTCCCGAGCAGACGCTCCGCGTCCTCGGTGCCGATGCCCTCGAGCTCCGATACGTCCGCGGGGCGCGCGAAGATCGCGAGGCGCTTCACGCACTCCTTCTCGTCGCTCGGCAGTCGATCGAGGCGCGCCTGCACCGCGTGCTCGATCGTCGCGGGCAGCGGCCACGCGCTGGGCTCGACGGCGGAGAGCCCGTGCGCGCCACCGGCGTCGAGCATCTGCTCGATGAACAGCGGGTTGCCGCCCGCGTGATCCGCGAGCGCCTGCGCGGCCGCGGGGGTGAGCTCGCCGCTGCGCAGACCTCGTGCGCGCGCCATCGCGAGGACGTCGCTCGCGCGCAGCGGTCCGGGCTCGATGCGCGAGCTCGCGCTCGCCGACGCGAGCAGCTCCGGATGCGCCTCCGCGAGCTCGGGGCGTCCGGTGCCGACGATCCAGAGCGGCGAGTCGGCGAAGAGCGTCGGCGCCTCCTCGAGCAGCGCGAGCGACGTGGGATCCGCCCACTGCAGATCCTCGAGCACGATCACCAGCGGCCCTTCGCGGAGCAGCGCGCGCGCACGACCGAGCACCTCCGCGCGCAGTCGATCCGCGACCGCCTGCGGATCGTGCTTGCCGCTCGCGCCGCGCGCCGGCTCCACGCCGAGCGCGCGCTGCCACACCGCGAGCGCGTGCGCGGGCTCGTGCGGCTCGGCCTCGCTGCGGCGCCACGCGAGCGGCGGCGACGACTCGGCGGCGAGGCCGCGCACCGCCTCGGCGAGCCGCGTCTTTCCGATGCCCGGCGGGCCGAGGATCCACGTGAGCGCGGCGCGGTGCTCGTCGATCACGGTGTCGCGCGCGCGTCGCAGCGCGGCGAGCTCGGCGTCGCGTGCGAGCAGCGGTGACGCGGCCTGCGGCGTCGAGCGCGTCTCGCCGACGAGGAAGAGCTCGGGCGCGACCTCGATCAGATCGCAGCGGCTCGCGATCGCGCGCGCCGCCTTCGGGCCGGCGACCACGCCGCGCTCGGCGCGCGAGCACGCCTCTTCCGCTTCGCGCAGCGCCTCGCCGCCGATCACCGTGCCGCGCAGCACGGCGGGGCCGACCGCGATCGCGAGCCGCGCCGCGTACGCGCGCGCCGTGCGCGCCGCCGCGAGCGCCCGCTCGATCTCGTCGCCGTGCGAGATCTGCGCGCCGAAGATGCCCGCCGCGCGCCCCGCGATCAGCGGCACGTGCTCGCCGCCGACGCTCGTCATCGCGCTCGCGAACCGCTCGGGATCGACGACCGACTCCGCGAGCACGATCGCGATCGAGCGCCGCTCGCCTCCGACCGCGCGCGCGCGCATCGTGGGCGCGGTCGCGTCCTCCTCGGCGTCGACCATCGCTCGTGCGAGCGCGTCCGCGAGATCGCGCGCCGAGGCCCAGCGACCTGCAGGATCCTTCTCGAGGCAGCGCTCGACGACGCGCGCGATCGCGCGCGGCACCTCGGGCGCGACGCGCGCGAGCGGCGGCGCGGGATCGACGGCGACCGCGAGCAGCGTGGCGAGCGTGCCCTCGCGGCGGAACGGCGAGACGCGGGTGAGCCCTTCGTAGAGCACGACGCCGAGCGCCCACACGTCCGCGCGCTCGTCGATGCGCACCTCGCCGCGCGCCTGCTCGGGCGCGAGGTACGCGGGCGTGCCGACGATCGCGCCGCTCGCGGTGATGCCGCTCGAGCCGTCGCTCGCGGTCGCGATG includes:
- the gyrB gene encoding DNA topoisomerase (ATP-hydrolyzing) subunit B, producing MSVTDSNEPQTPVTEDRSQPPSASSYGERSIQVLEGLEAVRKRPGMYIGDVHDGTGLHHLVWEVVDNAVDEHLAGHCDRIVVTLHSDGSITVVDNGRGIPVGMHEKGVSAAEVVMTVLHAGGKFDNDSYKVSAGLHGVGVSAVNAVSEWLRLEIRREGKVWQQEYRRGVPQGPIAPVGVTDKTGTKVSFKPDTQIFTNPEWSWDVLNNRLREISFLNAGLIIELEEEGGEGRKTTYQFAGGIREFVKLLNKSKTPIHDEVIYIIDERDKVQVELALQWNESFQEQVYCYTNNVHNKDGGTHLTGLRGALTKTVNGYGAEHNLVKELKGASLSGEDVREGLTAIVSVKHPDPSFSSQTKDKLVSSEVKGIVENIVNEKLALFFEEHPQEARKVVDKSVTAARAREAARKAREQVQRKGMLDASNLPGKLADCQAKDPSESELYIVEGDSAGGSAKQGRDRRTQAILPLRGKILNVERARFDKMLSNQEVGTLITALGAGVDASGNFDIDKLRYHHVIIMTDADVDGSHIRTLLLTFFYRQMPEAIRRGYVYIAQPPLYRVKKGKKEQYLKDEDAFARFVIDSGIDGVVVRTTGGQVPLAGDSLKRLLDDMNKWKKLLRAMERRLEPSIVEALVRVARLDADGLRDRATVDSAIKAVESYVGEKQPDLLPIIARVEEDPEHSASRIRFSTRAGVSTKTTTIDVDFVNGADYGQLRAIWDGVAALGAAPFVAVTGATEEEGDGGRTEQIGSVDDLVAWVEARGRKGLSIQRYKGLGEMNPEQLWDTTMNPDTRVLLQVKVDDALQTDQLFSLLMGDEVEPRREFIEHHALDVKELDI
- a CDS encoding methyltransferase domain-containing protein — encoded protein: MALLDRSVSTIARGIRAVRLRTPSVHALSEIRAQAASRALDRARPHARAIASPLRAGEPDARRALARIAESALDHMRREVREEASRRGLLTSLAIGLDERFSRTDEPEWLDDPEFDRAARVRALEHLDALNVMVGGYAAFFDALRPYLGRDRSRPTRVLDLASGHGGFALAAARMARDEGLAIELCATDLKREYLDIGAAVARREALDVRFEVQDALDLSGIEPGAYDVIVSTQSLHHFPPGLVAVLASEASRVAGRGVVLIDGYRSRMHAVVVGSIGLLRFRDVAFAHDGWVSFRRFFVPEELEVLARLGPEGDRADARWMPPTHCVVTIPTG
- a CDS encoding oxidoreductase — protein: MENIENHRVWLITGASRGIGAELTSAALAAGDFVVATARDPRRVADRFGGSENVLPVALDVTDERSVQAAVDAALARFGRIDVLVNNAGFGVIGAVEETSADDVRRVYETNVFGLLAVTRAVLPVMRRQRSGHVINLSSVGGYRSGPGFGVYCSTKFAVEGLSEALHAELAPLGIAVTIVEPGYFRTEFLEAGSVVETPPRIADYAETAGKVRAVAKSVSLQQPGDPLRLAGVVVELTRAASPPLRLPLGSDTVAAIEAKNAFVAQELDAWRAVSLSTDFPR
- a CDS encoding LysR family transcriptional regulator, whose protein sequence is MRHESLVHNRLMADSFDGLSAFRAVAQHKSFTAAAAAMGISPTAMSQKIKLLERRLGVLLFQRTTRRVALTDAGAQLFARLEPALTEVEDAIAALGDHRGRPSGRLRITAPRVGGARLLPPIVARMQERYPELALEVSLDDAFVDLVGAGFDAGIRLGDAIEKDMVRVTITKRSAWSIVAAPSYLARAGRPKKPEDLSRHRAIRQRMIATGVIYRWELERQGKPITVDAPGSVVVDDPGLIVALALEGVGLAYVADETISDAVARGRLERVLEPFVTPGPPFCLYFPTRAQEQPKLRALLETVKCMRDELDAPPRSRRAKKR
- a CDS encoding serine/threonine-protein kinase PknK; this encodes MSFGRLGAYRLVEELGRGGMGTVFRARDPSGNEVAVKRIDAAVPGPGAVDRFLREASARIDHPNVVRTLGAGMDATGRPYLVLELLEGETLDVAFARGIEMDVLLDAIVQACRGLGAIHAAGLVHRDVKPANLFRCRDGALKVLDLGIATASDGSSGITASGAIVGTPAYLAPEQARGEVRIDERADVWALGVVLYEGLTRVSPFRREGTLATLLAVAVDPAPPLARVAPEVPRAIARVVERCLEKDPAGRWASARDLADALARAMVDAEEDATAPTMRARAVGGERRSIAIVLAESVVDPERFASAMTSVGGEHVPLIAGRAAGIFGAQISHGDEIERALAAARTARAYAARLAIAVGPAVLRGTVIGGEALREAEEACSRAERGVVAGPKAARAIASRCDLIEVAPELFLVGETRSTPQAASPLLARDAELAALRRARDTVIDEHRAALTWILGPPGIGKTRLAEAVRGLAAESSPPLAWRRSEAEPHEPAHALAVWQRALGVEPARGASGKHDPQAVADRLRAEVLGRARALLREGPLVIVLEDLQWADPTSLALLEEAPTLFADSPLWIVGTGRPELAEAHPELLASASASSRIEPGPLRASDVLAMARARGLRSGELTPAAAQALADHAGGNPLFIEQMLDAGGAHGLSAVEPSAWPLPATIEHAVQARLDRLPSDEKECVKRLAIFARPADVSELEGIGTEDAERLLGTLVRRELLARVTVRGARAYRFRSPLVGAVAYSMLDDDHRRELHRRAAALGEAQGREPEDVGRHLEAAGDPSRAAPWYTRAALAAAQGGDARAVLRCASHAIRCGVPDEDAFALHFARAEAARFVGDAPEQSRALDDAEASATDERERALASSERGELHRRMRRYDEALTELERAVLLAERSGDADTLARATCRRASTWVTLGRNAEASGALAALASIEPRLMAPTRAIVEDLRGYVAGTSGDHGARKLAYARAAALYAEAGDLRRASGAESNGADASNRLGAHEEAEAALRRALDLARRVGNRLTEGYALANLGYALGALGRGADAVVALDGAITIATAIGDLHLEQAARLYALRARLHAGETQVADALEALAGQTHGDATLEANARALASRARLERGELEASLQLAGDALSIRDAVGSVEEGEGEVFLAAVRALEANGYVEEARAVRARGRARIEELAARIVDAGWRRSFLERIAEHRALVGTG